One genomic window of Apus apus isolate bApuApu2 chromosome 9, bApuApu2.pri.cur, whole genome shotgun sequence includes the following:
- the CCDC174 gene encoding coiled-coil domain-containing protein 174 → MDRRKKPLDVAASSLVDLKAELFRKQEEFKKEKLLKDAGIFTKPKTANKKPSIWNKQNTGVANRAEKDVEQKTEEEHILDKSRKKLEEKAKLYEKMTKGDFPDEETEDLYLVDFTQKIIDKQHEAQELYQSEAARKSLEKESDDEETQPETEIPPPEDPDEEWVDYVDFLGRSRRCMKKDLPSLLKMDQELQGKRQGLDGNTLLSEDMRRELQRQQWEKEEEEALRKPMGPIHYEDIRENEARQLGVGYFAFSRDKELRNKQRATLDMLREQTLDQRTKREQLKEKRKAALDARLSKLRARKVKKLREAGLDEEADKLENGEVKGVADEPEAPKVPPASRKVEVVIQERRDTKPGVPYVREWDKGKELMFGQWSKKQEELRDERDPEFAPPSDYFLGQKKDNNYRSQNLNSPETSSEKLETEAAEKQQANSSSTEAVPPSAQPFNSRVQDDSASTASRGNDTRDAPSSSEDDSSDDEDTLPSAHAYGYGAQGVPPSMQAYGYGPQDVLSPMQAYGYGAHEMPFPVQAYGYGAQGMLPPMHTYGYGAHNVPFPMQAYGYSTQDVPPPMQVYSCSAQDVPPPMQPCGCSVQDVPPSVETCGCSAQNVPSSVEACGCSAQNVPPSVETCGCSTQDVPSSVEACGCITQDVPPSAQTNSSDTQNQEPLYQSLDDMLSYYRQVT, encoded by the exons ATGGACCGGAGGAAGAAGCCGCTGGACGTGGCCGCCTCCTCG TTGGTAGATCTCAAAGCAGAACTCTTCCGAAAGCAAGAAgaattcaagaaagaaaagctcttgAAAGATGCTGGCATCttcacaaaacccaaaactgcTAACAag AAACCAAGCATTtggaacaaacaaaacacaggagtTGCAAATCGAGCTGAGAAAGATGTTgagcagaagacagaagaggAGCATATATTAGATAAATCAAG gaagaaactagaagagaaagcaaagctgtatGAGAAGATGACAAAAGGCGACTTTCCAG ATGAAGAAACCGAGGATTTGTACCTAGTGGATTTCACTCAGAAGATCATAGACAAACAGCACGAAGCACAGGAGCTGTATCAGAGCGAAGCTGCTAGAAAGTCTTTAGAAAAAGAGTCAGATGATGAGGAAACTCAACCTGAAACAGAAATACCACCACCTGAGGACCCAGATGAAGAATG GGTTGATTATGTTGATTTCTTGGGCCGATCGAGACGCTGTATGAAGAAGGATTTGCCAAGTCTACTCAAAATGGATCAAGAACTTCAAGGGAAAAG acaaGGTCTTGATGGGAATACTCTGTTATCTGAAGACATGAGAAGAGAACTTCAGAGGCAGCagtgggaaaaagaagaagaagaagcccTTAGAAAACCCATGGGACCAATACATTATGAGGACATTAGAGAAAACG AGGCCAGACAGCTTGGTGTTGgttattttgccttttctcgTGACAAAGAACTTAGGAATAAACAACGGGCAACACTGGATATGCTAAGAGAGCAG ACACTTGATCAGAGAACTAAACGTgaacagttaaaagaaaaaaggaaggcagcTCTGGATGCAAGGCTGTCTAAACTTCGAGCACGGAAGGTTAAGAAGTTAAGGGAAGCTGGATTAGATGAAGAGGCAGACAAGTTGGAGAATGGAG AGGTGAAAGGTGTTGCTGATGAACCAGAGGCTCCAAAAGTTCCTCCAGCAAGTAGAAAGGTAGAGGTTGTCATCCAGGAGAGAAGAGACACAAAGCCTGGCGTGCCCTATGTCCGAGAGTGGGATAAAGGCAAAG AACTGATGTTTGGGCAATGgtcaaagaaacaggaagaactCAGAGATGAGCGAGATCCAGAATTCGCACCACCTTCTGATTACTTTCTGGGACAAAAGAAAGATAACAATTACAGAAGTCAGAATTTGAACAGTCCTGAAACCTCCTCTGAAAAACTGGAAACggaggcagcagaaaagcaacaggccaacagcagcagcactgaagctGTGCCACCATCAGCACAGCCTTTCAACAGCAGAGTTCAAGATGACTcagcatccacagcctcccgTGGCAATGACACTCGGGATGCGCCGTCATCATCGGAAGATGACAGCAGCGATGATGAAGACACACTGCCATCAGCACATGCTTATGGTTATGGTGCTCAAGGTGTGCCACCATCCATGCAGGCTTATGGTTATGGACCTCAAGATGTGCTGTCACCAATGCAGGCTTATGGCTACGGCGCTCACGAGATGCCATTTCCAGTGCAGGCTTACGGCTACGGCGCCCAAGGCATGCTGCCACCCATGCACACCTATGGCTATGGTGCTCATAACGTGCCATTCCCAATGCAGGCTTATGGCTACAGCACCCAGGATGTCCCACCACCAATGCAGGTCTACAGCTGCAGTGCCCAAGATGTCCCACCACCAATGCAGCCTTGTGGTTGCAGTGTCCAAGATGTCCCACCATCAGTGGAGACCTGTGGCTGCAGCGCCCAAAATGTCCCATCATCAGTGGAGGCCTGTGGCTGCAGTGCCCAAAATGTGCCACCATCTGTGGAGacctgtggctgcagcacccAAGATGTGCCATCATCAGTGGAGGCCTGTGGCTGCATCACCCAAGATGTGCCTCCTTCAGCACAGACCAACAGCAGTGACACTCAAAACCAGGAGCCACTTTACCAAAGTTTAGATGATATGCTGTCTTACTACAGACAAGTGACTTGA